A part of Limihaloglobus sulfuriphilus genomic DNA contains:
- the miaB gene encoding tRNA (N6-isopentenyl adenosine(37)-C2)-methylthiotransferase MiaB: protein MNGKKLYIRSFGCQMNKLDSGLVTRAFTFAGCELVDDEGDADIIIFNTCSVREKAEQKVLSRIGYAGHLKKDRPDIVVAVIGCMAQRLGDKLLENPAVDIVCGPGRIPTLPQQVRQVMQQHGHLVSVEDDIRKIPEAQAQQMLDEFEYINDSDEGQIRGQAFIRVMRGCNNFCSYCIVPFVRGPEVSRPPAQIIEQARKLAGTGVRQLTLLGQTVNSYFYDDGGRKWRLSDILEAVSQISGIERIRFITSYPHLDYDEPLFHAMADIDEVCPYLHMPAQSGSDRVLKAMNRKYTVGQYLETLDKARDIVSGITIASDFIVGFPGESEDDFEKTVNLVQKARYKNIFAFKYSPRPGTKTETRMADDVPEEIKKIRVNKLLKIQEDISRQDNAALVGTRMKVLVEGPSKKAHLNNADHQKYPQLISRSAGDHIVVFNGPEILSGKFARVEIKKASALTLFGEYSEGS from the coding sequence ATGAACGGAAAGAAATTATATATACGCAGTTTCGGCTGTCAGATGAACAAGCTCGATTCAGGGCTGGTAACCAGGGCCTTTACCTTCGCGGGCTGTGAGCTCGTTGATGATGAGGGCGATGCCGATATAATCATATTTAATACATGCTCTGTCCGTGAAAAAGCCGAGCAGAAGGTGCTTTCACGAATCGGCTATGCCGGACATCTGAAAAAAGACAGGCCCGATATTGTCGTTGCGGTTATCGGCTGCATGGCACAGCGCCTTGGAGATAAGCTGCTCGAAAATCCGGCGGTTGACATAGTCTGCGGCCCCGGGAGGATACCGACTCTGCCCCAGCAGGTTCGCCAGGTTATGCAGCAGCATGGACACCTTGTCTCTGTCGAGGATGACATTCGCAAAATCCCCGAAGCACAGGCTCAGCAAATGCTGGATGAGTTTGAGTACATTAACGATTCTGATGAAGGGCAGATCCGCGGTCAGGCGTTTATCCGTGTTATGCGGGGCTGCAACAATTTTTGTTCGTACTGTATCGTTCCGTTTGTCAGGGGGCCCGAGGTTTCGCGGCCGCCGGCACAGATTATAGAGCAGGCCAGGAAACTTGCCGGTACAGGCGTAAGACAGCTCACGCTGCTGGGCCAGACGGTTAACTCGTATTTTTACGATGACGGTGGCAGGAAGTGGCGGCTATCTGACATTCTCGAAGCAGTGTCCCAGATCAGCGGCATAGAGCGGATACGTTTCATAACCAGTTATCCCCATTTGGATTATGATGAACCGCTCTTTCATGCCATGGCGGATATTGATGAGGTCTGCCCGTATCTTCATATGCCGGCACAATCCGGTTCTGACCGCGTTTTGAAGGCTATGAACCGCAAATATACGGTTGGTCAGTACCTCGAAACCCTTGATAAGGCACGTGATATCGTGTCTGGAATAACCATAGCCTCAGACTTTATTGTCGGTTTTCCCGGTGAGAGCGAAGATGACTTTGAAAAGACAGTAAACCTAGTTCAAAAAGCAAGATATAAAAATATCTTTGCGTTTAAATACTCGCCGCGGCCCGGCACGAAAACCGAGACACGCATGGCCGATGACGTGCCGGAAGAGATCAAAAAGATACGGGTTAATAAGCTACTGAAAATACAGGAAGATATAAGCAGACAAGATAATGCCGCATTAGTCGGCACTCGTATGAAAGTCCTTGTTGAAGGGCCCAGTAAAAAGGCTCATCTGAATAATGCCGACCATCAGAAATACCCTCAGCTGATTTCACGCTCAGCGGGCGATCACATTGTAGTGTTCAACGGTCCCGAAATACTTAGTGGGAAATTTGCCCGGGTTGAGATAAAAAAGGCCTCAGCCCTGACACTTTTTGGAGAATATTCTGAAGGATCATAG
- a CDS encoding DUF642 domain-containing protein — MTCKKSLIITLALVLFTMSANSALILDDSFESPVITPDPSLTFLKLYDTGETFGSWLVVSGDIEVANDTYGGFAAYDGDQRIALNGTVPGKIGTELATAAGQEYTVSFYIYNNNDVTVGFAGASDDAYIDSDIFNAGSSSWQEQTWNFTAQGASTWLFFEGDATSANSGPSLDMVTVVPEPATMAILILGGIGMRSMRRFR, encoded by the coding sequence ATGACGTGTAAAAAAAGTCTAATTATCACACTTGCGCTGGTATTGTTTACTATGTCAGCAAATTCCGCACTTATTTTGGATGATTCCTTTGAATCTCCTGTCATAACCCCCGACCCGAGCTTGACTTTCCTGAAATTGTATGATACAGGTGAAACTTTTGGTTCGTGGCTGGTTGTTTCTGGAGACATTGAAGTTGCAAATGACACCTATGGCGGCTTTGCAGCTTACGATGGAGATCAAAGAATCGCCCTTAACGGAACTGTACCGGGTAAAATCGGTACGGAGCTTGCAACAGCAGCCGGACAGGAGTACACCGTAAGCTTCTACATTTACAACAATAATGATGTAACTGTCGGGTTTGCAGGAGCTTCGGATGACGCCTACATTGATTCTGACATATTCAACGCGGGCAGCAGCAGCTGGCAGGAGCAGACATGGAATTTCACCGCACAGGGTGCAAGCACATGGCTGTTTTTTGAAGGCGATGCGACCTCTGCGAATTCCGGTCCCAGTCTGGATATGGTAACCGTAGTCCCAGAACCGGCGACTATGGCTATCCTGATCCTTGGCGGCATCGGCATGAGGAGCATGAGACGCTTCAGGTAA
- the obgE gene encoding GTPase ObgE, which yields MFIDEAQIHVKAGDGGHGCMSFRREKYMAKGGPDGGNGGRGGSVYLLAAADVDTLLDFSGRPEWKAGNGLPGEGSNRFGADGEDLVIRVPVGTLVHDVDSELMIKDLNEDGMQVCICRGGKGGRGNKEFATSTHQTPRETTPGSPGQERNLRLELKLIADVGMVGLPNAGKSTLVSRCSAARPKIANYPFTTLEPSLGIVELSGYRRFVMADIPGLIEGAHQGAGLGHDFLKHIERTRTIVHLIDIAPMDGSDPADNYRVIRNELEQYSSVLGSKPEIIAANKLDLASGDEFDKLKAELGRDDIVGISAVTGQGLEELNEKLWKMVKSADGGQDMADN from the coding sequence ATGTTTATAGACGAAGCACAAATACATGTAAAAGCCGGTGACGGCGGGCACGGATGCATGAGTTTCCGCCGCGAAAAATATATGGCCAAAGGCGGCCCCGACGGCGGTAACGGCGGCAGGGGGGGCAGTGTGTATTTACTTGCCGCGGCTGATGTTGACACATTGCTGGATTTCTCGGGCAGGCCTGAATGGAAAGCCGGCAACGGACTGCCCGGAGAGGGTTCCAACCGGTTCGGTGCAGACGGGGAAGACCTTGTCATACGGGTGCCGGTGGGCACGCTTGTTCACGATGTTGACAGTGAACTGATGATAAAGGATCTCAACGAAGACGGTATGCAGGTTTGTATCTGCCGCGGGGGCAAGGGCGGACGCGGCAACAAGGAATTTGCCACGTCAACCCACCAGACACCTCGAGAGACAACTCCCGGATCACCCGGGCAGGAACGCAACCTGCGGCTTGAGCTGAAATTGATAGCTGATGTCGGCATGGTCGGCCTGCCAAACGCCGGCAAGAGCACGCTGGTTTCAAGGTGCAGCGCGGCAAGGCCCAAAATCGCAAATTACCCGTTTACAACACTCGAGCCCTCGCTTGGAATTGTAGAGCTTAGCGGCTACCGCAGGTTTGTTATGGCTGATATTCCCGGGCTTATAGAGGGAGCACATCAGGGAGCGGGACTCGGGCATGATTTCCTCAAGCATATTGAAAGAACACGCACGATAGTGCATCTTATCGATATAGCACCGATGGACGGCTCGGATCCGGCTGATAATTACAGGGTAATCCGTAATGAACTCGAGCAGTACAGCAGCGTACTTGGTTCAAAGCCGGAGATTATCGCCGCAAACAAGTTGGATCTTGCCTCTGGAGATGAATTTGATAAACTCAAGGCCGAGCTTGGCAGAGACGACATAGTCGGCATATCAGCCGTTACCGGTCAGGGACTTGAAGAGCTTAACGAAAAGCTCTGGAAAATGGTAAAAAGTGCCGACGGCGGCCAAGACATGGCGGATAATTGA
- a CDS encoding type III pantothenate kinase — protein sequence MNILAIDIGNTNIKFGLFLEGEAQPVKSVGVNDDENIRSTLHSLWEQVPAAPRSKEKLRDAVIVVCSVNPPATERFRTAVSEEIKEKILEIGLDKDVPLPIKLGVEYPADVGVDRVLAAAAAYLVVEQPVIVADFGTAITIDAVDDDGTFMGGIIAPGIAVSAKSLAENTAKLPEIVVNKPVMTLGGNTRDAINNGIYFAAVGLLETTCRKFAEEMEVWPQTIVTGDGAETIKEDCKFVDNWVPSLVIKGIVLAYMKYIQERPVS from the coding sequence ATGAATATATTAGCAATAGACATTGGAAACACTAACATCAAGTTTGGCCTTTTCCTAGAGGGCGAAGCTCAGCCGGTCAAGAGTGTCGGCGTAAATGACGACGAGAATATCCGTTCAACACTGCACAGCCTTTGGGAACAGGTGCCCGCAGCGCCGCGTTCAAAAGAAAAGCTGCGCGACGCGGTTATTGTCGTATGCAGTGTTAATCCTCCGGCAACAGAGCGGTTCCGCACTGCCGTATCCGAGGAGATAAAGGAGAAGATCCTCGAGATTGGCCTGGATAAGGACGTACCACTGCCGATAAAGCTCGGCGTAGAATATCCGGCGGATGTCGGCGTTGACAGGGTACTTGCGGCCGCGGCGGCGTACCTGGTCGTTGAGCAGCCGGTGATCGTCGCTGATTTCGGTACAGCTATAACAATAGACGCGGTTGATGATGACGGCACGTTTATGGGCGGAATCATCGCCCCGGGTATAGCCGTCTCAGCCAAAAGCCTGGCGGAGAATACCGCTAAACTTCCCGAAATCGTTGTCAACAAGCCGGTAATGACACTCGGCGGCAATACCAGAGACGCCATAAACAACGGTATCTATTTCGCCGCGGTAGGGCTTCTGGAGACAACATGCCGCAAGTTTGCCGAAGAGATGGAAGTCTGGCCCCAGACCATCGTTACAGGCGACGGCGCGGAAACGATAAAAGAGGATTGTAAATTTGTGGACAACTGGGTGCCGTCACTGGTGATCAAAGGCATCGTGCTGGCATATATGAAATACATTCAGGAACGACCGGTTTCATAA